The segment GGAGGCGCCGAGACGACCACCTCAGTCAGCGCTTCCCGTTCGGTCACCACCGGCACGGGCAGCGTGGCCAGGACCGGACCCGCGTACGGATCGATCAGCCGGAGAGTGACCGATCCGCCCTCCGCACCTGCCACGGTGGCCCGCACCCGGGACAGCGCTCCGGTGAGGTCGACCTCGTCGAAGACTGCCCAGGCACCGGGGGCGACGCTGCGCAGCCCCTCGGCCGGGTCGCCGTGGACCGGTACCGGAGTCGTCGCGTCGTACCCATCGTTGTCGATCAGACGCAGGCCGGTCCGCGGACAGCGGGCCGGGATGGTTTCGCCGCGGACGCGCAGCGTCGTGGTCAGGGCCCAGTCGGTGCTGGACCGGCCCACCGCGACGGTGTGCCCGGCGTCCTCGACCACCCAGCGGGACCGCGTGACGTCCCAGAACGCCAGATCAGCCACCGGGAGCCGCAACGTCACCGTGGAGCGTTTGCCGGGGGCCAACCGGATCCGCTGGTAGCCGCGCAACCGGCGGACCGGCTGCTTGACCCGGGACCGCTGCTGCCGGGTGTAGAGCTGCACCACCTCGTCGCCGGGCCGCTCGCCGGTGTTGATCACGTCGACGCTGACCGTCACGATGTCGTCGAGGTCGGCGGAACTGCTGCTCAGGCGCAGGTTTTCGTAGCGGAACGTGGTGTACCCGAGGCCGTGGCCGAACGGGAAGAGCGGGGTGCCGCGGTAGTAGAGGTAGGTGGCGTCGGCGGCGACGATGTCGTAGTCGAGCAGGTCGGGCAGCTCGGCGGCGTCGGCGTACCAGGTCTGGGTGAGGCGGCCGGTGGGCTCGCTGCCGAAGAGGACGTCGGCCAGGGCGTCACCGTGCTCCTGGCCGCCGTGCGCGGACCAGAGCAGAGCCGGCAGGTTCTTCTCGGCCCAGCCCACCGCGTACGGATAACTGCTGGTCAACACCAGCACGGTACGCGGATTCGCAGCCGCCACCGCCCGCATCAGGTCGTCCTGTGTCCCGGGCAGCGCGAGGTCCCGCCGGTCCTCGGTCTCCCGTCCGGCGACCAGCGGGTGGTTACCGAGGGCGAGCAGCACCGTGTCGGCCTCGGCGGCCACCGCGGCGGCCGCGGCGACCCCGTCGACCAGCAGGTCCACAGTGAACACCGTCGCGTCCGCAGCCGCCGGGGCGGACGTCCGGACCAGGCCGGCGGCGTCGACCGCGAGGTACTGACCGCTCTGCACGTGCCGCACCAGCACGCCGTCGTCGACCGGCTCGAACCGGAACGTCTCGCGGACCTCCCACCCGTTCGGCCCGGGCCGGTCGCTGACCAGCTCGTGCGCCTGCGGGCCGAGGCCGTCCGCTCCGAGGCAGAGGCCGGTCGACACGGCCCGCAGCGCGAACGTCTCCTGTCCCCAGTCGAGCACGTCGAAGAGCGCTGTGTCGGGGATGGTGTCGTTTGCGCGTACCGAGACGGGTTGTGAAGGGACTGCGGTGAGCAGGCCGGAAGCGCAGCGCAAGGCGATGCGATCCGTGCCCTCGTGGTGCAGCACCGAGCCGGCGCCGAGGCGCCGTGCGAGGCTGTCGCGCAGTGTCGTGCGGTACGGCGGAGTCCCGCTGTACCAGTCGTCGAACGTCACGTCGGCGAGCGGCCCGATCACCGCGACCCGTCCGGCGCCGGCCGGATCGAGCGGCAGGATGCCGTCGTTGCTGAGCAGCACCACCGCGGCCCGGGCGGCCTCGCGGGCCAGCGTCCGGTGCTCCGCGCAGTCGATGACCTCCGGGCCGATCTCCCGGTACGGATCGTCCTCCGGGTTGAACTCGCCGAGCCGGATCCGCACCGACAGGATGTGCCGCACCGCGTCGTCCACATCGGACTCGGTGAGCAGCCCGGCCTGCACCGCGGTGGTGAGGCGCTCAATCGTGGCGTCGTGATCCTCGGTGAGGCAGTCGATGCCGGCCCGGATCGCGGCGGCGAACCCGGCCACGTGGTCGTCGTGCCAGTGCTGGTCGCCCGCGAGGTTGTGCACCGCCCACGCGTCGCCGACCACCATCACGTCGTCCTCGGGCCACGACCGCAACGTCTCGTTGATCAGCGGGCTGAGGTGCGCCGGACGCCCGTTGACCAGGTTGTACGACGCCATCACGGCCACCGCCGCGCCCTCGGCCAGGGCCGGGCGGAAGGCGGGCAGCTCGTACTCGTGCAGCACCCGGGGCGGCATGTTGCTGGAGGTCAGGCAGCGGTCGGTCTCGTTGTTGTAGGCCAGGAAATGCTTGAGGGTGGGCGCGGTGCGCAGCCAGAACGGGTGGTCGCCGCGCAGGCCACCGGCGTACGCGGTGCTGAGCACCCCGGTCAGCCAGGGGTCCTCGGCGAAGCCCTCCTCGTTGCGGCCCCACCGGGGGTCGCGAAGGAGATTGACCACCGGCGCCCAGACGTTGAGTCCCACGTTCTCCGGGTCGCGGTGATGCATGGCACGGACCTCGGTGCCGACCGCCACACCGACACGGCGCAGCAGATCGGGGTTCCAGGTGCTGGCCAGCCCGACCGCCTGGGGGAAAGCGGTCGCGGTGCCGAGCCAGGCGACGCCGTGCAGGGCCTCGGTGCCGGTGCGGAAACCGGTGATGCCGAGCCGCGGGACCGGGGCCTGCTGCTGGTGGAGCAGGCCGATCTTCTCCGCCAGGCTGAGCCGGCCCAGAAGGTCGGAGACCCGCGTGGCGAGTTTCTGGTGCGGGTCGCGAAAGACGATGCGCGTGGGGGAATCGATCACAACGTGTTCCTTCGGGGCCGAGCCGGTGTGTCGAAGCGCTTCGACAATGGGGATGGCGAGTGATTTCGTCAATGTTTCGGTCGGAGTTCCCTGAGGCTCGCACCCCTGTTACGTCTGGGTCAAGGCACGACGGCCATGTTTGACCATCGATTTCCCGGGTGCGTCAGGCCGGGATCAGGCGGGGCAGCGCCCCGGTGTCCACCCTGTCCAGATGCGTGACGGCGCCGCCGAGCGCGGCCGCGTGCAGCCCGAGCGTCGAAGCGACCAGCCGGGCGCCACCCGCGTCCGGTGCGAGGGTGTGCCGGGCCAGCTCCGCCTCGGCGGCGGGGATCAACCACTCGGCGAGCGCCGCGTAGTGGTCGCCGAGCACGATCAGCTCGGGGTTGACCAGGTTGGTCACCAGTGCGAGGCCCCGCCCGAGGTGGCAACCGGTGTCGCGCAACGCGCCCAGGGTGGTGGCGTCACCGGCCTTGGCCTGCACGATCAACTGCTCGATCGCCGGGGTGAGATCGCCGAACGACTCCGGGTCGAGCTCCGGCAGGGCGCGGCGAACCAGCGCCTCGACGCCGGCCAGGTCCTGCAGCGTGGGTGCGCCGGCCGGACCGAGCGCAAACCGTCCGATCTGGCCGGTGAAGCCGTGCGCGCCGTGCAGCAGGCGGCCGTCGACGACGATGCCGACTTCGATGCCGGCCGCACCCGAGACGAACGTCAGGTTCGCGCCGCCCGGATGCCCGCCGTGCCGCTGCTCGGCGACCGCGGCCAGACCGGCGTGGTTGGCCACCGCCACGGTCAGGCCGGACTGCCGCAGCGAGCCGGACAGCACGTCGTGCAGATCGACGTCGGCCCAGCCGAGGGGCGGCGAGAGCCGGACCGTGCTGCCGTCGGCGACCAGGCCGGGCACGGCCACGGTCAGGCCGAGGACGTGCCGGCCCTGCTGGCGCACCCGGGAGGCGGCGCGCTGGGCGAGCGCGGTGATCGCGCTGACCGCCCGGCCGGGGTGGTCGGTTTTTTCGAAGGCGCGGTGCCACAGCAGCAGTTGCTCACCGGCGAAGTCGACCGCGAGCGCGGTGAGGCGGTCGGCCGCGATCTGCAGGCCGATCGCCGCATAGGCCGAACCGTCCAGGGACAGCTCGGTCGCCGGCCGCCCGATCCGGTTGCCGGTGAGGCCGGTCTCGCGCAGCAGCCGCTGCCCGATGAGGTCGCTGGTCAGGCTGGAGACGGTGGCCTTGTTGAGCCCGGTCGACGCGGCGATCGCGGCGCGCGAGCTGGGCCCGTTGGCGCGCAGGTGAGTGAGCACCACCGCGAGATTGGTGGCGCGCACGTCGGTGAAGTCGGCCGTCTTCACATCGTCATCTTGCCGCATCACAGCGGTTCGTCGTCTCCCTGTTTCGGTGCCGCCGGATGGGTGCGCTCCCAAATGCTTCTTGTCGGGGCTTCACCGCGTCGGTTAGCTTGTGCTCGATGTACTTAGTTTAGACGCTAACCAAACTAAACCCATAACGGAAGGGTGGTGCGCCGTGCAGGGCGCGTCGACGAACAGGCGGAACTTCCTGGGGCTGGTCGGCCTCGGTGCGGCTTCACTCGCGAGCGGCGGAGTGCTGGCCGGATGCAGCAAGGAGCCGGGCGCGAAAGGTTCGGCGACCACCGCCGAGCAGGCCGCCGGTGTGGTCCCCAACTTCAAGGACTCGACCCTGGTCCCGCCCGACGTCAAGGGCGTCCGGCCGATGGCGGACGGCTACGTGAAGTACCCGACGTCGCTCGCCGATGCGGTCACCGAGAAGGCGGTCAGCAGCGGCAAGCCGGTGACGGCCAGCACCCCGTGGTGGGGCCCGGCGCCGCCGACCGCGAACAAGCTGGTCGCTGCGGTCAACGCCGACATGGGTGCGGAGGTCAAATTCAGCATCCAGGACGGCAATACGTACGGCGACAAGCTGAACACCATGCTCGGCGCCCGGGACGTGCCCGAGCTGACCTGCATCCCGGGCTGGGAGATCAACAAGCTGGCCCGGTTCTCCGAGGGCGTGCACGCGCTCTTCGAGGACCTCACGCCGTACCTGTCCGGGGACAAGGTGAACGCCTACCCGCTGCTGGCTGGCCTCGACACCAAGGCCTGGCAGGACTCGGTGTGGGGCGGCAAGTTGATGGGCGTCCCGTTCCCCACCGATTCGCCGTACCCGTCTCTGCTGTACTACCGCAAGGACGTCGCCGACGAGCGTGGCATCGCAGCGCCGACCACACTCGATGAGCTTTATGACTTCGCCAAGAAGTTCACCAACCCGGACAAGGGTGAGTGGGCGCTCGGCGACATCTGGCTCGAGGTGCAGCAGATCTGCGGTGCCGGCGGCTCCGAGAACGGCTGGCTGAAGACGGCCGACGGCAAGGTCGTGCACCGTATGGAGTTGCCCGAGTACAAGCGGGCCGTCGAGTTCATGACCCGGCTCTACGCCGAGAAGCTGGTCCACCCGGACGTGGCGGGCAGTAAGGGCGGCGACACCGGTGCCCTGTTCAAGGGCGGCAAGATCTTCATGTACGGCACCGGCGGCGGCGCCTGGAAGGAGACTTGGCGTCCGGCCGTCCAGATCAACCCGAAGTTCAACATGCAGGCCATCAAGGTCTTCGGCGCGGACAAGGGCAAGCCGCCGGTCCGCTGGCAGACCAATCCCTCCATCATGTGGACCTTCATCAAGAAGGGCCTCGGGCAGGAGCGCACCCAGGAGCTGCTGCGCGTCCTCAACTACACCGCGGCGCCGTTCGGCTCCAAGGAGTACGAGCTGCAGAACTTCGGCGTCGAGGGCACCCACTTCAAGCGGGACGCCAACGGCGCGCCGGTCACCAACGACCTGTGGGTCAAGGAGTTCGCGAACCAGTTCATCTTCCTCGGCGGGCGGCCCCCGGTCGTGGTCGGCGGGCCGGACATCCCCACGTACGCCGAGGACTTCGTGAACTGGGGCAACGACGCCGCGCAGTACCTGGAGACGAACCCGTGGTCCGGCATCAAGGTGGAGACGCCGAGCCAGCAGGCGGCCCTCGCACAGCCCACCGAGGACAAGATCACCGACATCATGCGCGGCCGGACACCGATCGGCGACTTCGAGAAGGTGGTCTCCGAGTGGCGGGCCGCCGGTGGTGACGCGGGCCGTGACTTCTACGCCAAGGTTCTGGCTGACAACGGACGATGAGCGCGCCACCTGTTGCCGCTGAGCCGGACGTCACGGCGAAGAAGGCGAAGAAGAACGTCAAGGCGGTCTCGCGGCAGCAGCTGACCTTCGGGCAGCGGCTGCAGCGGGACTGGCCGCTGCTGCTCATGTGCCTCCCGGCGATGGCGTTGCTGCTGGTGTTCCACTACATCCCGGCGCTCGGCAACGTCATCGCCTTCCAGGACTACAACCCGTTCGTCGGGGACGACCCGCTGGAGGCGTTCCTCTACAGCGAGTGGATCGGGTTCGGCAACTTCGAGTACCTGTTCAAGAACCCGGCGTTCTGGGACTCGGTGCTCACCACCCTGTCGATCACCGCGTTCCAGCTGGTGTTCTACTTCCCGATCCCGATCCTGCTGGCCATCCTGCTGAACAGCATCATGTCGCCACGCATCCGGTCGCTGGTGCAGAGCGTCGTCTACCTGCCGCACTTCTTCAGCTGGGTGCTGGTGGTCTCGCTGTTCCAGATGATGCTCGGCGGCGCCGGCCTGATCGCGCAGACCGCGCGGGAAGCCGGGTACACCGCGCCGGACATCATGACCAACCCGGACACGTTCATATTCCTGATCACCTCGCAGGCGATCTGGAAGGACGCCGGCTGGGGCATGATCGTCTTCCTGGCGGCGCTGGCGGCCATCGACCCCTCGCTCTACGAGGCGTCGGCCGCGGACGGTGCCGGCCGGTGGCGGCGGATGTGGCACATCACCCTGCCCGGCCTGCGGTCGGTCATCGTGCTGCTGCTGATCCTGCGGTTGGGCGACGCGCTCAACGTCGGTTTCGAGCAGTTCGTGCTGCAACGCGAGATGGTCGGCCGGGAAGCGGCCGAGGTGCTCGACACGTACGTCTACTACCAGGGCATCGCGGTCCAGCAGTGGGGTGTCGGCGCAGCTGCCGGCCTGTTCAAAGCCGTGGTCGGAATCCTCCTCATCGTGGGCGCCAACAAACTGGCGCACCGGTTCGGCGAGCAAGGGATCTATTCGAAGTCATGAGCGCAGAAACCGTGATCCGGCCCCGCCGCAAGTCGTCCCGGCCGGTGTGGGAGGAGAAGCCCACACTGCTCGGCCAGTTCGGCAAGGGCACGATCCTCACCGTGGTGGTGGCGGTCGTGCTGGTGCCGCTCTGGGTAGTGGTGATCACCAGCCTCTCGTCAGAGAAGACGATCAACGAGGCGGGTGGTTACGTCTTCCTGCCGCGCGAGTTCGATCCCCGCGCGTACGTGGTGATCTTCTCCGGCGGCCAGGTCACCGACGCGATCCTGGTCAGCACCGTGGTCACCATCGCCGGAACGGCGCTGAGCCTGCTGGTCACCGTGCTCGCCGCCTACGGCCTGTCCCGGCCCGGCACCCTCGGGCACAAACCGATCCTCTTCTACTTCCTGCTCACCTTCCTGATCTACCCCGGCATGATCCCCGCCTACCTGGTGGTCACCGGCCTGGGCTTGAAGGACAACCTGCTCGCGCTGATCCTGCCCACCGCGATCAGCGCGTTCAACCTGGTCGTGCTGCGGGCCTTCTTCATGAACATCCCGGCCGAGCTCTACGACAGCGCCCGCATGGACGGCGCCGGCGAACTGCGCATCCTCCTCCGGATCGTGCTGCCACTCTCCAAGGCGGTGACCGCGGTGGTCGGGCTGTTCTACGCGGTCGGGTACTGGAACGCCTTCTTCAACGCGATCCTCTACATCGACCGCAACGATCTGCAGCCGGTCCAGCGGGTGCTGCAACAGTTCATCCTGGCCGGGCAGTCACCGTCCACGTCCGGCGCGGCCATCGCCATCCCGGGCCTCGGTTCGACGGTGCCACCCAGCCTGGCGATCAAGATGGCGGTGGTCGTGGTGACCATCGTGCCCGCGCTGATCATCTATCCGTTCGTCCAGCGCCACTTCACGAAGGGCGTCATCATCGGCGCGGTCAAGGGCTGAGCCCGGCAATTCCTGCTTTTGGTACGGGTTTGCCCCGCTCCCGCCGAATCGGACCCGTCCCCGCTCGACCACGCGAGCCGGCAGTGACTCCAGGCCCCACCGCGCCCGCCGGGCCCATGCAGGTGGTCGCAGTGGCCAGCCCTCATTCGCCGCCGCGGCTGATGTGCCGGGTCTGCCGGCACACTGCGTCGGCAGCGGCCTGTCGTTCTCTGCGCAGGCGACGGCCCAGGGCGCCGAGCCGTCGCGGCCCCAACGTGCCCGCCGGGCTGAAGCACGCCGTCACCCCTACAGCAGCGGCGCCCCGGTCGCCCCGAGCCGCCGCTCACGCATGTAACCGGGACCGTGTTCGGTGCTTCAGTGGCGGCTGGGGGTGGTGAGCCGCCGCTCAGGCACGTAACCGGGGTCGTGTTCGGTGCTTGAGTGGCGGCTGGGGGTGGTGAGCCGCCGCTCAGGCACGTAACCGGGGTCGTGTTCGGTGCTTGAGTGGCGGCTGGGGGGTGGTGAGCCGCCGCTCAGGCATGTAACCGGGGCCGTATTTGATGCCTCAGTGGCGGCTGGGGGTGGTGAGCCGTCGCTCAGGCATGTAAGGGCTCGTCGATTTTTAACTCGCTGTTTTGATCAAGGCGGGTGCGGTGAATCCGGCGGCGCGGGTGTGAGCGGCGAGGTCGGTGTGGTTGGTGAGGCGGATGTTGCTGGGTTCGATGGGGTGCTGGATTTGGGTGAGCAGGGTGCGGGTGTTGCGGATGGCGACGTTGATGGTGGTGCCGGCGACGCCGAACAGATCGGCGATGACCTTGCGGGGCAGTTGGTAGCGGTCGTGGAGCAAGGTGGCCAGTAGTTGGTGGCTGAGGGTGACGCGGATCTTGCGGCCGCCGCCGCGGGCCGGGCGTGGCCGCGCAGGTTGTGCAGGAACGCTTCGTGTTGGGCTTGATGGGGAACGGTGAGCCGGTTGATCAGGTCGTTCCATGCGCTGTCGGGCATGCCGGTGATGGCCGGGTGCACCAGCGCGGCCAGGTGATGCAGCGGTGGTAGGGCTGTCGCGGGTTCGCCGGCGGGTGTGGCCGGGTCGGGGCGCAGGGTGTAGTTCCAGTCGCCGTGCCAGTCGTGACGGTCGATGGCCAGGGTGCTCATCTGCTCGTCGGTGATGACGACGCCGGTCGGGTAGTGGCCGGTGTCGAGTTCGGCGTGCACGCGCAGCCCGCTGCTGGTGGTGGTCGCGGCGATCGTGTGGACGATGGTCTCGTGGCTGGTCAGGGGTCGTGCCCGCCAGTTCATCGAGATGTGGGCGAACAAGCGATGCTCGATACGGTTCCATTTACTGGTGCCGGGCGGGAAGTGGCAGACGGTGATCGGTAGCCCGATTTCGGCGGCGAGAGCGGCCAGATCCGTTTTCCAGGCGCGAGTGCGGTAGCCGTTGGATCCGCCGGCGTCCGCGGTGATCAAGAGCCGTCCGGCGTTCGGGTAGCGGTCACGGCCGTAGCCGTCCCACCAGCGGCGCAGAGTGGCGACGGCGAACGCGGCGGTGTTGTGGTCGGTGCCGACGGCGACCCAGCCGGTGTCGGCGGCCAGGTCGTAGACCCCGTAGGGGATCACCTGTCCCAGCTGCGGATCGGCGAAGTCGTGGGTGCGGACTACGGCCGGCTCACCGGCAGGCCGCCACTCGCGGCCCTTGTTCGCGAACGCGCCGACGAGTTCCTTCTTCTTCGTATCGACGCTGACGACCGGGTCACCGCTGGACAGATAATCCTTGACCTGCTCGTTGATGTAGCCGAACTGGGCGTCGCGGTCGGGATGGCGTCTGCCTTCCAGAGTCTTGGCATTGCCCTGAAGGCTGAATCCCTCACCGTGCAGCAGAGCAGCGATCGTGTCCGGCCCGGCCTTATGACCCCGCCCGGCCAGTTCCTGCGCAAGGTGGCGCAACGACTTCGTCGTCCATCGCAGCGGCGACATCGGGTCCCCCCGCTCGTCCGGCTCGACCAGCCCCAACAACGCCGGCATCAGAGCGGGATCATGTTCGGTCACCGGCTTCCGGCCGCCACCGGCACGGCGGACCCGGCCCAGCGGCGCCACCCCGGCCTCCAACTCATCGACGCCCGCAGCCACCGTGCCCTCCCGGACCCCGGCAGCTCGCGCTACCGCCCGGATCCCGCCATGCCCCAGCACCCGAGCCTCAGCACCCAGCAGCAACCGGCGTTGCCGCTCGTCCAGATGCGGCAAGATCACCTCAAACTTCGCTGCCAGCCTGCCCCGTTCCTCCTCCGATACCGCCATAACAGATCAACGCATCGAAATCCGCCAAGCAACGGCTTGTTCTTCGACGAGCCCTAACCGGGACTGTATTCGATGCTTCAGTGGCGGCTCGGGGCTGCGAGCCGCCACTCACGCACGTAACCAGGACGGCGGATTAGGGGCGTGGGCGACGGCTGGGGATGGCGCAATCCCGCTCAGCTTAAGTCGATCTTGGCGGCTGAAAGGTCGCCAAACGAACGCTCTCCCACCCGCCAAGATCAACGCGCGTCGAGTGTCATGTGGATCTTCGTGGCTGGCTGTCGCGGCTGTTTCAGTGCCCCGCAAGCAGCCGTGAGAGCCAGCTGGATCTTCGCGGCTGGCTGTCGCGGCTGTTCCAGCGTTCCGCAAGCAGCCGTGAGAGCCAGCTGGATCGCCACCACTGCCACTCCGGCCCGTTGATCATGAGGTTGGGGCGCAATCCTTGATCGAACGGCGGCCGACCGTGCTGGGAATACAAGATCAACCAAGGGTTGGTGACACTGGGGGATGGCCGGCCGTCGGCTACGCAGGTAAGCCGGTTGAGCCGGGCGGGTGGCGAACCGCCGGGTGGGCTGGTCAGCGGGATTCGCAGCTGACTCGTGTGCCGGTGGGGATGCGGCAGGAGCCGGTGCCGCTGCCTCCGTCGGCGAGTTCGCCGGGCACCCCGGGGAACCGGCGGGCTGGGTCCACAGGGAGTCGTCGCCGGAGTCGCCGTGAAGGAGGTCTCGTCCGCTGCCGCCGCGCAGCGTGTCGGCCCCGGAGGCTGTCCGCGCCGGCCTCGCGACCTCTCACCGATAGGCGTGCATGCAACCTAGG is part of the Actinoplanes sp. NBC_00393 genome and harbors:
- a CDS encoding glycoside hydrolase family 3 C-terminal domain-containing protein encodes the protein MIDSPTRIVFRDPHQKLATRVSDLLGRLSLAEKIGLLHQQQAPVPRLGITGFRTGTEALHGVAWLGTATAFPQAVGLASTWNPDLLRRVGVAVGTEVRAMHHRDPENVGLNVWAPVVNLLRDPRWGRNEEGFAEDPWLTGVLSTAYAGGLRGDHPFWLRTAPTLKHFLAYNNETDRCLTSSNMPPRVLHEYELPAFRPALAEGAAVAVMASYNLVNGRPAHLSPLINETLRSWPEDDVMVVGDAWAVHNLAGDQHWHDDHVAGFAAAIRAGIDCLTEDHDATIERLTTAVQAGLLTESDVDDAVRHILSVRIRLGEFNPEDDPYREIGPEVIDCAEHRTLAREAARAAVVLLSNDGILPLDPAGAGRVAVIGPLADVTFDDWYSGTPPYRTTLRDSLARRLGAGSVLHHEGTDRIALRCASGLLTAVPSQPVSVRANDTIPDTALFDVLDWGQETFALRAVSTGLCLGADGLGPQAHELVSDRPGPNGWEVRETFRFEPVDDGVLVRHVQSGQYLAVDAAGLVRTSAPAAADATVFTVDLLVDGVAAAAAVAAEADTVLLALGNHPLVAGRETEDRRDLALPGTQDDLMRAVAAANPRTVLVLTSSYPYAVGWAEKNLPALLWSAHGGQEHGDALADVLFGSEPTGRLTQTWYADAAELPDLLDYDIVAADATYLYYRGTPLFPFGHGLGYTTFRYENLRLSSSSADLDDIVTVSVDVINTGERPGDEVVQLYTRQQRSRVKQPVRRLRGYQRIRLAPGKRSTVTLRLPVADLAFWDVTRSRWVVEDAGHTVAVGRSSTDWALTTTLRVRGETIPARCPRTGLRLIDNDGYDATTPVPVHGDPAEGLRSVAPGAWAVFDEVDLTGALSRVRATVAGAEGGSVTLRLIDPYAGPVLATLPVPVVTEREALTEVVVSAPPVGGVHSVFVLFDRPGITVAQVSFEP
- a CDS encoding ROK family protein yields the protein MKTADFTDVRATNLAVVLTHLRANGPSSRAAIAASTGLNKATVSSLTSDLIGQRLLRETGLTGNRIGRPATELSLDGSAYAAIGLQIAADRLTALAVDFAGEQLLLWHRAFEKTDHPGRAVSAITALAQRAASRVRQQGRHVLGLTVAVPGLVADGSTVRLSPPLGWADVDLHDVLSGSLRQSGLTVAVANHAGLAAVAEQRHGGHPGGANLTFVSGAAGIEVGIVVDGRLLHGAHGFTGQIGRFALGPAGAPTLQDLAGVEALVRRALPELDPESFGDLTPAIEQLIVQAKAGDATTLGALRDTGCHLGRGLALVTNLVNPELIVLGDHYAALAEWLIPAAEAELARHTLAPDAGGARLVASTLGLHAAALGGAVTHLDRVDTGALPRLIPA
- a CDS encoding extracellular solute-binding protein codes for the protein MQGASTNRRNFLGLVGLGAASLASGGVLAGCSKEPGAKGSATTAEQAAGVVPNFKDSTLVPPDVKGVRPMADGYVKYPTSLADAVTEKAVSSGKPVTASTPWWGPAPPTANKLVAAVNADMGAEVKFSIQDGNTYGDKLNTMLGARDVPELTCIPGWEINKLARFSEGVHALFEDLTPYLSGDKVNAYPLLAGLDTKAWQDSVWGGKLMGVPFPTDSPYPSLLYYRKDVADERGIAAPTTLDELYDFAKKFTNPDKGEWALGDIWLEVQQICGAGGSENGWLKTADGKVVHRMELPEYKRAVEFMTRLYAEKLVHPDVAGSKGGDTGALFKGGKIFMYGTGGGAWKETWRPAVQINPKFNMQAIKVFGADKGKPPVRWQTNPSIMWTFIKKGLGQERTQELLRVLNYTAAPFGSKEYELQNFGVEGTHFKRDANGAPVTNDLWVKEFANQFIFLGGRPPVVVGGPDIPTYAEDFVNWGNDAAQYLETNPWSGIKVETPSQQAALAQPTEDKITDIMRGRTPIGDFEKVVSEWRAAGGDAGRDFYAKVLADNGR
- a CDS encoding ABC transporter permease, with amino-acid sequence MSAPPVAAEPDVTAKKAKKNVKAVSRQQLTFGQRLQRDWPLLLMCLPAMALLLVFHYIPALGNVIAFQDYNPFVGDDPLEAFLYSEWIGFGNFEYLFKNPAFWDSVLTTLSITAFQLVFYFPIPILLAILLNSIMSPRIRSLVQSVVYLPHFFSWVLVVSLFQMMLGGAGLIAQTAREAGYTAPDIMTNPDTFIFLITSQAIWKDAGWGMIVFLAALAAIDPSLYEASAADGAGRWRRMWHITLPGLRSVIVLLLILRLGDALNVGFEQFVLQREMVGREAAEVLDTYVYYQGIAVQQWGVGAAAGLFKAVVGILLIVGANKLAHRFGEQGIYSKS
- a CDS encoding carbohydrate ABC transporter permease, translated to MSAETVIRPRRKSSRPVWEEKPTLLGQFGKGTILTVVVAVVLVPLWVVVITSLSSEKTINEAGGYVFLPREFDPRAYVVIFSGGQVTDAILVSTVVTIAGTALSLLVTVLAAYGLSRPGTLGHKPILFYFLLTFLIYPGMIPAYLVVTGLGLKDNLLALILPTAISAFNLVVLRAFFMNIPAELYDSARMDGAGELRILLRIVLPLSKAVTAVVGLFYAVGYWNAFFNAILYIDRNDLQPVQRVLQQFILAGQSPSTSGAAIAIPGLGSTVPPSLAIKMAVVVVTIVPALIIYPFVQRHFTKGVIIGAVKG